Part of the Panicum virgatum strain AP13 chromosome 4N, P.virgatum_v5, whole genome shotgun sequence genome is shown below.
TGCCATCAAAGTTAGCATTATTCCCTCTAACAACATGTGGTAAGGTCCGTGGTCGTGGATCGCCAAACCCATTATTTGTTATTCTATATACATGTCTCATGTGACAAACCTAGATCCTAGGGTATTGGTAAATGAAGCTAACAACGGTTAGAAGTAtaaaaagaaaggagagagcaAAAAGATGAAAAGTGGATGAGACCATCTGGGCTGACCTGTAAAATAGGCCCAGCCCATAAGGCCCACTAGTGGCAAACCTAACCCTAGTAACGGAAAGCATCCTCCTATTTATTCCACAATTATCTTCCTTTTCCTGCCCCTTCTTCCATTCGGCGCCACCACTCCTCTTCTTTTTCACTTGTAGTTCTAGAGCCTGCAGCGGAGTGGCTAGGGTTGTAGAAGGTCAAAGATGGCATCAGACAAAAAGGGTGGAGTGGATCTAGTTGACGACACACCTAGGTGTGCCAAATCGAAGCCGCAACTTGCTGTTCAAGATCGCCCACATCGATTACATGGTAATCTTCATCACATCTTTTGGGCCTAGCATCAAGGTATGTTCTTCatgttttcttcctttcttGGCATTCTTCCTCCATTTCAGTGAGCTCAACCACCGTGACCTCATGGGTTTCACATACGAAATCTATCGAAGAACCCATCGTTGTGTTAACTAGTTTCATCGGACACTTGTTATGACTCTCTTGCCTGACCTTTTTCGAATTGGTTGCTCTCCGCCACCTATGACTAGCATCATCATCGTTCCACCATTTTATTTGTTACCACTGACCAATCTACATTTGACCTCCACACATAGTTCGATGGATTCTTTAAACACtatctcatggagaaaaaccTCTTCACTAGCCTTCCTAATAAGTTCTCCTTCATCAGTATTTCGAATAAGACCTAGTTGAAAGAATATTGGTAAATCTCTATTGCAGTGGGGAAGTATAAAAAGGAACGATATAGGGGATATGAAAAGAGGACCAAACTACATGTGCCAATTTGTAAAATGGGCAAAACTCATaaggctcacaagtatcaaacCTCCTAGTGACAGAAATCATCTCATCGTCTTTTTCTTGCCTCTTCTTTCATTCTGCGCTCCTTTTCTATATCTTATTCCTGAGCCctgagaggaggggtgaggttCCAAAGCACAAAAATGGCATGAGACATGAGGGATGGAGTGGATCTAATTGACGGCACACCTAGTGGTGAGGAAATCAAAACCTCAACGGCCAAGAACCAACCTGACATAGTGTTCAAGACCATCTAGCCTATCAATTATTTGATAATGTTTATTACCCTTTTCGGCCTAGCATCAAAGTATGTTTTCCTCATCTAAGGTACAATGATCAATGTATGTCTTTTATTTCACAGCTTCTTTCTATCTTTGTCTTCTTGTTCCGTATCTGTGAGTTCAACTATTAAGAATTTTATCCTAGTTATCCTAGAAAACTCCTTTTATCTCGAACACCGGCCACCTACTAGATATCGCCTTCACCTATCGTTGTGTTAACTTGTTTCATCGTTGCCTGCCTTAAAAAGTACCAAAAGAATTTCACAACTAGCATTCCTACCTTAGAATTCAAGTCCATTGAAGTGCTAGTAGTTGCAGAAGTGGGTAAAACTTTGACACAATTAGTATCAtcaaacattttctaaattaGTGTTCTCCATCACCAGTTGCTAGTGTCATTCTCATCCCATGGTATATGTTAGTATGTTACCATCACCTAACCCGTGTATATCGTGGCAAtagcatattttttttaaaagaataaAGGCAGTAGCATGTGATCTATGAAATTTGATGGAATTTTTGTAACCATCCTGTGAGAAAAAACCCTTCACTTAAGAAGTTTTCTTTCACAAGTTTTAAGACCTAACTGAAAGAACACGAATTTGGACATGGTTCTATTTTTTTGTTGTTAAAAAACTTGCAGGAACACTGCTATTAAGGGAGGACAAGGATCGGTTTGGGGAAAGAATCAGtaatacatagacacatacAGACTCTTTTTTTCTCTGAAGGACACATACAgagggggcgtttagttccaaaaaagtTTGCGCAgtatctatcacatcgaattttcggatacatacatggaacattaaatgcagttgaaaaaataattaattacatagtctaactaattcctacaagatgaatctaatgatgctaattaattcatgattggatattaattgtcaaataataacaaaatatgctacaatagccaaactcaaactttttcaccatctaaacacacccgatTGGGAATTCGATTCCCCCAACTTTAACAGTCTTATGTACTGGCTTATCACGACCGTCCAATTCCGATCAGGGAAAACCTggaatttttttcttcatttatATATCCCGTCGCCTCCGGCTCGCAGGCAAGTTCCCATCCGCTccccccacccccgccgccagACGCCGACCCTCCAGGTACGCCGCTGCAATCCCCTCCTCGCCCCAGGTTCCGTTTCAATCCGCCCCCAAATTTTCTCTCCGATCTGGTAGAATCGTAGATCCCCTCCCCCCAATCTCTTGTTTAGGAGTACGATTGATTCCCCccaatttttttctcgaatcTGATAGAATCGTAGTTTGTTTCTCCcgattttttgttttgttttagcgGTACGATAAATTATCCCGTGCGCCCTATTCTCGGAGATAATCTGTCGATTTTGGTGGATCGGATTATGCTGTTGTGGTAATCTTTCTCGTTTCTTTCCCAAAGCTGCACCGAGCAGCGGCCATGGTGAAGAAGCCCAACGGCGTTGCCAAGGCCACTGCGGCCtctgccggcgcggcggccgggccatCCAAGGCGAatccgtccacccctgggtcgATTAAGACCTCGAAGTTTAAGAAGCGGAAGGCCAAGGCCAACCGGGCCACTGCCGCCGCTGCAACTGTTGACCAAGTCGCGTCGGTGGGCGCAGCCACTGCTGGTGGCGATGCATCTGCTTCGGCGGTCTTACCGCAGCCATCCCATGTTGCTGAAGCATCACCTCAGGCACAAATGCCAGAGTCAGACACTATTGCTGAGGCATCACCTGTGACGCCTAAGCCAGCCACTGCTGAAGCATCAGCTTCGGTTGCAAAGCCAAAGCCAAAACCCACTGatgctgatgctgatgctgatgctgatgctgatgctgatgctgcggctgcggctgcggctgcggctgcggctgcggctgcggctgatgctgatgctgcggctgcggctgcggctgcagctGATGCTGCGGCTGCACCTGCGGCAAGCAAGGGCAAGGGCGCGGGTGCTGATAATAGAAGTGGTGATGGAAGGATGAAGAGCAGAAGAGTGAGGTCTAGGAGTGGCAAGGGGGAGGAGGTTGTGGAGGATGGAGGAAGTAAAGGAAAACCAAAGAAAGCTGTGGGCAGGAAGGAAGAAAGGGGTGACAATAAGGGTGCAGGGTTTATATTTATGTGCAATGCAAAGACTAAGCAGGAGTGCTACCAGAACCGTTTGTTTGGGCTACCTAGTGGGAAGATTGGAATGGTCAAGAAGATCAAGCCAGGGGCAAGGCTGTTCCTGTATGATTTTGATTTGAAGCTTCTGTATGGTGTGTACAAGGCAGCATCAAATGGTGGGCTGAACCTTGTCCAAGAAGCATTTAATGGGAAGTTCCCTGCGCAGGTAATTCGGCCTTTTCATTTCGTAGATTTGTTTGCAGCGATTGTAGTCTAGTGATCTGTTTCATTTTGATCAGTCTATGATAGTTCAGAAGGATGCATGGGAATAGGGTTCGCCTGTGGTTTCAGTATGCTAAGAATAGTGGACATGGGTAGATATGGTGTTCTGCTTGATCATACTAGCTATGTCATTTATGGATTTTAGATGTTGGTAAATTTAGTTCTCAATTTGTGCTGTTGAGCTCTAGAAAATAACAGTAATGAGAGGTGTGCGCCTTTATTAGAAAAACAAGTGTTTTTTAGATGTAATAGACGATTTTTTATATCCATTATAAATAGTTTGTCACTATGCACCAGAGAGAATTCGTTGTGTGCTTTATGTTGTTGACAGAAGTTAACTATGGTTCAGGCTGGCATTATCAAATAAAACTTTAGCCTACAAATCTGATAGCAATATATGGCTGTAGAGAAAAAAATCCCTGCGTTTTAAATTTTAACTTAGTGTCCCTGGTACATCACTTTATGCTGTCTGATTGTTGAATTGAGAACTGAGGTAAGCCTATTGTTTCTTTGCTGTTTCAAACTGGTGCATTTCTGTATCTTTTACTCTGGACTTGTTCTGCATTGGATCGATACTCTTTAGTTAGTAGTTTTTAGAGATGTTTTGGGCTGTTTTTTTTTGCCTCATATCAAAGGTCATGTAAGTCTAtctttccctctctccctctctttacCATAAATTGGGCAGTTCTGGCAACTTTTGGATTACTAAACCCAAGATGAGCAAGCCCACCTCATTCTTCATTGGATTTGTATTAACTACTTGGCAATGTCTTCACCGTGAACTTAACTACTTTTGATTATGTGATGTTCGTCATAGCTCAGCTCATCCCTTGTAGTATTGGGAGGCGTAAGAGATACTTTTAGTGTTAATAATTGTACTGGAGCCCACATGATTGGAGAATCACAAAACGTGAAGTGGTTGGATTTGGAGATAAGAGGATTTCGGTGGTGCTCGCACCAGACACAGAAAACTCGTTGGCTAGCTTGTCTTGGCAAACCAAAGCAACGAGGCAAAGGCTGCAGATGCAACCGTGTTTGGTCAATGGGTATTAGTGGGAATTCAAAAACGCATAAAACCTGCAATTGCTAGATTGTAAGGAATTGAGGCGTGAGTTTTTGAAAATACGCCCAACTTGCAAGTGGTTTTTTTTTCTGCAATTTTCTGATTTGTATTGGTATATTTAGTTGACTTCATGAACATCACCCTATAAACCTTTTTGGATTTTGGATGGTTTGTAGCGGCATCTCCAAATTTTCCCTTTCAGAATTTCCATGGTCAAACACTAATCCATGAGAACGATGTTGCCTCCGCTTTGGCATAGTTTTAGCTTTTGTAAAAAGCCAAGTTATACGGTTTCTCAGTTCAATCCAAACTTTGCTTCCCAATAAGTTGACGAATAACCTTAGCGCTTGGCCTAGTATTATAAACCTTACAAGAACATGCTATAGTAGGTGGTGTTGAATATTCGTCATTCTTGTATTATAAACTATGTTATATGTGTAATGCAGGTTAAGTTTAAGATTGAAAAAGATTGCCTGCCTCTCTCTGAGAGTAGTATCAAGCAAGCTATTAAGGAAAATTACAGTGCAAGGAGCAAGTTTGACCCTGAGCTCACTTCAAGACAAGTGAGTGTCTTGGAATCGTGCTACAAGTTTTATTACTGTTCAGGAATTTTCGTACATAAATGCTAATATATTCTTAATACTATGGATATGTGATACTATGCAGGTCCATAGGCTACTTGCGCTGTTTAAGCCTGTCAAGGCACCTCAGTCTGCTCCAAACAATCACCGTGAAGAAAGGCGTCAGCGTCACTATGAAGAACGAAGACAGCCATATCATTATGAAGAAAGGAGGCCTTCATTGCTTATTGAAGAAGTGCGTCAACCACGGTTTGATGAGGAAAGGCGCCCTGCGGTTGTACATGTTCCTCTTGAAGATCCATATAGGGAACCACACTTTGCTCCACTTCCTGTTGAGTCTCAGCTTGGCCATTCTTTGGCTGGTGGTCGGGGTGATCACCACAGATATTATCAACCACTTGCACCTGAGCCTCGACACATTCCTCTTGCTCTAGAGCCTCGCCATGTTCCGCTATCCTTAGAGCGTCACCATGTGCCTTCTGTGCCAGAGCTTCGACATGTCCCAGCTGCATATTATCACACTTTGGCTCCATCCAGTGATTCATACTATCGGTCTGTAGAGAATCTGGCCCCTGAGCGGTAAGTTATGAACATTTTGGATCTCTTTTAATTACAGTTTACATGCACCATATTGTTCTCAATTTTTTGTCAATTTATCATCCATATTATATGATTCGTGTTCAGTCATTGTGTTGGCTGTAAATGCTAATTCAAAGAATTTAGTTACATGGTGTTATGGTTTTCACAACACCTTGCATCTCTACTATAAGTCTAGAACCATATGATATGCTCTGACTAATTGAAATTCTTAAATTTCAGATATGCTGACAGGACTGTGGCTGACATAACTGCCAGGGATCCAATCATCCCTAGGGATCACACAAGACTGCCAGGTGAGATATCTGCTCGGGCAGACCGCTTGGAGGATCTCTACCGGATTGGGGGAATTGCTGCCCGTGAGGAGCTGTATCCTCCAGGAGAGATTGATTCTCGTGCTGACAGGTTGGGGATCACCACTCGAGCTGATCGTTTGGAGGACCTCTACCATTCTGACAGGCTTGTTACCCGTGCTGTGGACCCACTGCCTCGTTCAACCTATCATACAGCTGCTTACGAGACTCACCCTGCTTATGCTGAAACAAGCACAAGGCCTGTCTCTGCAAGGGTCAATGGACCCGGTGTCCCGGTTTCATCACTCTATTCCTTATCTGGTGCGCCAGCATACCGCTGATGAGTGATCAGAACTCATCGCTTTTGTTGAAATTCTCACCTTCAGTGTTTGAAGTTAGGATGCCTGTCGCTATAACTGCAACTGTTGTTTACATTAGGTTCAATTCTATATTTCCTTAAACATCCCTCTCTGGATGAACAGCATTCCGTATCCAGTTtatgttgcatatcctctcGCCATGCTTGATGCTCATTTCATCCTCAGATGGAATGATGCCCATATTGGTATTATGGGCTGTGTACCACCCCTGCTGATTTACTAGATTCCGGCACGGCCATTTATATGCATCGAATGTTGTTCTGTATTCGGAATGTGAAAATCCACCTTCGGTCCTAGAATATACAGGGAAGATGCTACTCAAGGAGACCATCTCAGACGTTTTGCATTTGTGGTCACGAGTTCATCATACCTGTCAATTCAATTTTAGTGGGCAGCAATGGTAGGCTGGTAGTCTACTGGTGGTTagaaattttgtttttggaaaacTAGCTGCCAGTTCAGAATGAAGAGTAGTTATGTTTCCTTGAGCAGCTTTGACCGTCCTCATGGCGGTTTACCACAGCCGTGCGCTGCCTCGTAAGCGGCAGCACCTGTGGTACTCGAAGCGTTCCGTTAGCAGCACGGCCTGCTTGAATCTGACCTGGTTCATGGTCCACCTGTTGTGCCTTGTGGTACTGGCCTTCAATTCCAGGGGGGTTTCCTCttacccttttttttttgtttttacagATAAAGAAAAAAGGTGTCTCTGATTCTGAAGAAACGCCCACGAAAATTAAGCAGCTTTGGAGCGACACTGGGCCGCCAGATAAATGATGTAGTCGGGGAAGAAGTTTGCGTTGCGGTCATCTGTGTGTACGAAGAATCCACGTTCTGCTTCCTTTCTGGCAACTGCAGATGGCTGACGAATTTCACGGCACATGTTCAGTATCCACGGCAAAATGCCAATAAGGCGCCTGATTGTAAATCTGACTGCATATAGCAGCATCAGATGGAAATAGTCAGATCGCAGACTCTCTTTTCTTCACTTGATTCGCCACTGCTGACCAACGGGGAGGACAAGCACGTACTTACAAAGATGTCAGACCTCGAGGCGATGACGAGCAAGCATACCGGTTTTGCAAGTTGGCAAAAGTCGCCTTCCACTACAATCTACATACAAACACAGTCCCTGAACCTAATTGTTGTCCAGCGTTTCTTTAATTCCCTGTGTTCCGTTTCGTCCTTCTCAGCTGACAAAAAAGCTTAACAGAACACCGAGTGGGACTGTTTCTCAGCCTCCCAACGCTGTGATGGTCGCTACAATTATTGCCGGGGAGTGTACAAGAGTTGACCTGATATTTACAGTattgaggccctgtttagtttccaaaaattttcaaaatttcccatcatatcgaatttttggacacatgcatggagcattaaatgtagtttaaaaaagtaatcaattgcacagtttaactgtaaatgaTGAGCTGAATTTTTTAAGCTTAATTGGTCtatgattggacactaattaccaaataaaaacgaaagtgctacagttgccgaacccaaaaaatttcgcgaactaaacacactctGAATCCGTAAGTTGGTAAAGTCAACTGAAGCTATAACTCTAGATTCAGGATGGAGTCAATAGCGACCCTGA
Proteins encoded:
- the LOC120669022 gene encoding uncharacterized protein LOC120669022 isoform X2, which gives rise to MVKKPNGVAKATAASAGAAAGPSKANPSTPGSIKTSKFKKRKAKANRATAAAATVDQVASVGAATAGGDASASAVLPQPSHVAEASPQAQMPESDTIAEASPVTPKPATAEASASVAKPKPKPTDADADADADADADAAAAAAAAAAAAAAADADAAAAAAAAADAAAAPAASKGKGAGADNRSGDGRMKSRRVRSRSGKGEEVVEDGGSKGKPKKAVGRKEERGDNKGAGFIFMCNAKTKQECYQNRLFGLPSGKIGMVKKIKPGARLFLYDFDLKLLYGVYKAASNGGLNLVQEAFNGKFPAQVKFKIEKDCLPLSESSIKQAIKENYSARSKFDPELTSRQVHRLLALFKPVKAPQSAPNNHREERRQRHYEERRQPYHYEERRPSLLIEEVRQPRFDEERRPAVVHVPLEDPYREPHFAPLPVESQLGHSLAGGRGDHHRYYQPLAPEPRHIPLALEPRHVPLSLERHHVPSVPELRHVPAAYYHTLAPSSDSYYRSVENLAPERYADRTVADITARDPITARADRLEDLYRIGGIAAREELYPPGEIDSRADRLGITTRADRLEDLYHSDRLVTRAVDPLPRSTYHTAAYETHPAYAETSTRPVSARVNGPGVPVSSLYSLSGAPAYR
- the LOC120669022 gene encoding uncharacterized protein LOC120669022 isoform X1; translation: MVKKPNGVAKATAASAGAAAGPSKANPSTPGSIKTSKFKKRKAKANRATAAAATVDQVASVGAATAGGDASASAVLPQPSHVAEASPQAQMPESDTIAEASPVTPKPATAEASASVAKPKPKPTDADADADADADADAAAAAAAAAAAAAAADADAAAAAAAAADAAAAPAASKGKGAGADNRSGDGRMKSRRVRSRSGKGEEVVEDGGSKGKPKKAVGRKEERGDNKGAGFIFMCNAKTKQECYQNRLFGLPSGKIGMVKKIKPGARLFLYDFDLKLLYGVYKAASNGGLNLVQEAFNGKFPAQVKFKIEKDCLPLSESSIKQAIKENYSARSKFDPELTSRQVHRLLALFKPVKAPQSAPNNHREERRQRHYEERRQPYHYEERRPSLLIEEVRQPRFDEERRPAVVHVPLEDPYREPHFAPLPVESQLGHSLAGGRGDHHRYYQPLAPEPRHIPLALEPRHVPLSLERHHVPSVPELRHVPAAYYHTLAPSSDSYYRSVENLAPERYADRTVADITARDPIIPRDHTRLPGEISARADRLEDLYRIGGIAAREELYPPGEIDSRADRLGITTRADRLEDLYHSDRLVTRAVDPLPRSTYHTAAYETHPAYAETSTRPVSARVNGPGVPVSSLYSLSGAPAYR
- the LOC120669022 gene encoding uncharacterized protein LOC120669022 isoform X3, encoding MVKKPNGVAKATAASAGAAAGPSKANPSTPGSIKTSKFKKRKAKANRATAAAATVDQVASVGAATAGGDASASAVLPQPSHVAEASPQAQMPESDTIAEASPVTPKPATAEASASVAKPKPKPTDADADADADADADAAAAAAAAAAAAAAADADAAAAAAAAADAAAAPAASKGKGAGADNRSGDGRMKSRRVRSRSGKGEEVVEDGGSKGKPKKAVGRKEERGDNKGAGFIFMCNAKTKQECYQNRLFGLPSGKIGMVKKIKPGARLFLYDFDLKLLYGVYKAASNGGLNLVQEAFNGKFPAQVKFKIEKDCLPLSESSIKQAIKENYSARSKFDPELTSRQVHRLLALFKPVKAPQSAPNNHREERRQRHYEERRQPYHYEERRPSLLIEEVRQPRFDEERRPAVVHVPLEDPYREPHFAPLPVESQLGHSLAGGRGDHHRYYQPLAPEPRHIPLALEPRHVPLSLERHHVPSVPELRHVPAAYYHTLAPSSDSYYRSVENLAPERDPIIPRDHTRLPGEISARADRLEDLYRIGGIAAREELYPPGEIDSRADRLGITTRADRLEDLYHSDRLVTRAVDPLPRSTYHTAAYETHPAYAETSTRPVSARVNGPGVPVSSLYSLSGAPAYR
- the LOC120669022 gene encoding uncharacterized protein LOC120669022 isoform X4, with protein sequence MVKKPNGVAKATAASAGAAAGPSKANPSTPGSIKTSKFKKRKAKANRATAAAATVDQVASVGAATAGGDASASAVLPQPSHVAEASPQAQMPESDTIAEASPVTPKPATAEASASVAKPKPKPTDADADADADADADAAAAAAAAAAAAAAADADAAAAAAAAADAAAAPAASKGKGAGADNRSGDGRMKSRRVRSRSGKGEEVVEDGGSKGKPKKAVGRKEERGDNKGAGFIFMCNAKTKQECYQNRLFGLPSGKIGMVKKIKPGARLFLYDFDLKLLYGVYKAASNGGLNLVQEAFNGKFPAQVKFKIEKDCLPLSESSIKQAIKENYSARSKFDPELTSRQVHRLLALFKPVKAPQSAPNNHREERRQRHYEERRQPYHYEERRPSLLIEEVRQPRFDEERRPAVVHVPLEDPYREPHFAPLPVESQLGHSLAGGRGDHHRYYQPLAPEPRHIPLALEPRHVPLSLERHHVPSVPELRHVPAAYYHTLAPSSDSYYRSVENLAPERDPITARADRLEDLYRIGGIAAREELYPPGEIDSRADRLGITTRADRLEDLYHSDRLVTRAVDPLPRSTYHTAAYETHPAYAETSTRPVSARVNGPGVPVSSLYSLSGAPAYR